Proteins encoded by one window of Primulina huaijiensis isolate GDHJ02 chromosome 1, ASM1229523v2, whole genome shotgun sequence:
- the LOC140983877 gene encoding probable purine permease 5 encodes MQQPLLMSGEEMEIPFEKSWNDKVRDFRAMAWDMYKSKPNMHWILLALSTAAMLVAFPASSLLSRVYYADGGKSKWIISWVAVAGWPIPALFLIPSYFVLGVFPTPLDFKLTLSYVVLGFLSAADNLMYAYGYAYLPASTASLLGSTSLIFSALFGYLLVKNKINSSTINAIVIITAAMVIIALDSDSDRYSNVTKSQYIMGFIWNILGSALHGLIFALSELVFIKLLGRISFHVVLEQQVMVSFFAFVFTTIGLIVNRDFQAMASEARSFKGGRSSYLSVLIWGVITFQLGVLGATAVLFLASTVLAGVLNAIRVPLTSIAAVILLNDPMSGFKILSLVITFWGFASYIYGNYPQK; translated from the exons ATGCAGCAGCCATTACTCATGTCTG GGGAAGAAATGGAGATCCCATTTGAAAAATCATGGAACGACAAGGTTCGTGACTTTAGGGCAATGGCATGGGATATGTACAAAAGCAAACCAAACATGCATTGGATTCTTTTAGCTCTAAGCACTGCAGCAATGCTTGTGGCATTTCCTGCTTCTTCCCTTTTATCTCGTGTTTATTACGCCGATGGTGGGAAGAGTAAATGGATAATTTCTTGGGTAGCCGTGGCTGGATGGCCAATTCCCGCATTGTTTTTAATTCCTTCATATTTTGTCTTAGGAGTATTCCCCACTCCTCTGGACTTCAAACTTACTTTATCTTACGTTGTCTTGGGTTTCTTGAGTGCTGCTGATAACCTCATGTACGCGTATGGGTACGCTTACTTGCCTGCATCGACTGCCTCTCTTCTTGGATCAACATCTCTCATATTTTCTGCACTCTTTGGATATCTGCTTGTGAAGAACAAAATCAATTCCTCGACTATCAATGCTATTGTTATCATTACTGCTGCAATGGTTATCATAGCACTTGATTCAGATTCGGATAGATACAGTAACGTTACCAAGAGTCAGTATATAATGGGATTTATATGGAATATATTAGGATCTGCTTTGCATGGGTTGATATTCGCTCTATCAGAATTAGTGTTTATAAAATTGCTCGGGAGAATATCCTTCCATGTCGTTCTCGAGCAGCAAGTGATGGTTTCTTTCTTTGCTTTCGTGTTCACTACAATTGGCCTCATAGTAAACAGGGATTTCCAAGCGATGGCATCTGAGGCAAGATCATTCAAAGGCGGTAGAAGCTCATATCTCTCGGTCCTTATATGGGGGGTCATTACCTTTCAGCTCGGGGttcttggggccactgctgtgTTGTTCTTAGCATCGACTGTGCTCGCTGGAGTACTCAATGCAATAAGGGTGCCTCTTACAAGCATTGCGGCTGTCATTCTTTTAAACGATCCGATGAGTGGTTTCAAGATTCTATCTTTAGTGATCACTTTCTGGGGATTTGCTTCTTACATATATGGAAATTATCCTCAGAAGTAA
- the LOC140983857 gene encoding uncharacterized protein: MVGTNLKAESMKLMDKRTAMEEEMNIIIQRLCAPPNGPGLSGNLLDSEGFPRADIDIPTVRADRHRLSELQNDHKDITDKINQNIQLLHSARLEQTAIVRDSGPTALDANVGTSLSVSNPIARDAFNAIDMDIAVSRPFAMIDEITEASPASEDGLQLGDQIVKFGNVEIGENLLQRLAAEVQKNQSQAMPLVVMRQGALITLTVTPRAWSGRGLLGCHFRTL; encoded by the exons ATGGTGGGGACGAATTTGAAAGCTGAATCCATGAAATTGATGGACAAGCGAACTGCAATGGAGGAGGAGATGAATATCATTATCCAACGCCTCTGTGCGCCGCCCAATGGCCCTGGATTATCCGGAAATCTTCTCGATTCCGAG GGGTTCCCGAGGGCGGACATCGACATCCCCACTGTGAGAGCAGACCGTCATCGACTTTCTG AGCTTCAAAATGATCACAAGGATATTACTGACAAAATAAACCAAAACATTCAACTTTTGCATTCTGCAAGACTTGAACAAACTGCTATTGTCAGGGATTCAG GTCCAACTGCACTAGATGCAAATGTCGGTACTTCTTTGTCTGTTAGCAATCCTATTGCCCGAGATGCTTTCAATGCCATTGATATGGACATAGCTGTAAGCAGACCCTTTGCAATGATTGATGAAATCACAGAGGCATCTCCGGCATCTGAAGATGGTTTACAGCTCGGAgatcaaattgtgaaatttGGAAATGTGGAAATAGGTGAGAACTTGTTGCAAAGGCTAGCTGCTGAAGTTCAGAAAAACCAAAGTCAAGCAATGCCCTTGGTGGTAATGAGGCAAGGAGCTCTCATTACCCTGACAGTGACACCAAGAGCATGGTCAGGTCGCGGACTTTTGGG GTGTCATTTCAGAACCTTATAG
- the LOC140983883 gene encoding eukaryotic translation initiation factor 5A, with protein MSDEEHHFESKADAGASKTYPQQAGTIRKNGYIVIKSRPCKVVEVSTSKTGKHGHAKCHFVAIDIFNGKKLEDIVPSSHNCDVPHVNRTDYQLIDISEDGFVSLLTETGNTKDDLKLPTDENLLGQIKSGFEEGKDLVVSVMSAMGEEQICALKDIGPKN; from the exons ATGTCGGACGAGGAGCATCACTTCGAGTCGAAGGCGGACGCAGGTGCCTCCAAAACTTACCCTCAGCAAGCTGGGACTATCCGCAAGAATGGCTACATAGTCATCAAATCCAGGCCTTGCAAG GTTGTTGAAGTCTCCACCTCAAAAACTGGCAAGCATGGGCATGCCAAGTGCCACTTCGTGGCCATAGACATATTCAACGGGAAGAAGCTTGAAGATATTGTTCCATCTTCTCACAACTGTGAT GTGCCTCATGTTAATCGTACTGATTATCAGCTGATTGACATATCTGAAGATGGTTTT GTCTCCCTTCTGACTGAAACTGGTAACACCAAAGATGATTTGAAGCTTCCTACAGATGAAAATCTTCTTGGCCAG ATTAAAAGTGGGTTCGAGGAAGGAAAGGACCTCGTGGTGTCTGTAATGTCGGCAATGGGAGAAGAGCAGATCTGTGCCCTGAAAGACATTGGTCCCAAGAATTAA
- the LOC140983868 gene encoding probable WRKY transcription factor 32 isoform X2, with translation MEEGAGRSSEASLAAENENSNRPNEGEEIRGEATGEEDEQRVESGDDMNDFNVENYPSRESGESKAVEFETLASVRLSERGSQNSDSTHNLSEVPVEYSLQPLLSVEELKDQVKAIHEEPLESITGQPAQVPIQHLIRPCDGSSKLELSPIYVTQSGSYIRSPSSAEQKVVPVENKRNPRVGDQDINSPKPKPFAAPPTLKASSDGYNWRKYGQKQVKSPEGFRSYYRCTFSDCYAKKIDCCDRSNSVIETVYRSLHSHDPPRKLNCITEIKAAQPIMPIDCSKDTTHSARCPSEPVPSTSSKETVLIIDQIPETKQQESSGSDETTEINFKDEQVDGPGCVNRQKRSSTAELGPLSKPGKKGKFVVHAAGDMGISGDGYRWRKYGQKMVKGNPHPRCTSAGCPVRKHIEKAVDNTSAVVITYKGVHDHDMPVPKKHHGSKSAPLVDDTCDSMDNVKSIKMKPYQSQTQLSMDKESDLTNESMNPGGEKTLESAQTLLSIEFEIKPS, from the exons ATGGAGGAGGGGGCGGGTCGGAGCTCTGAAGCTTCTCTCGCAGCGGAGAACGAGAATTCGAATCGTCCAAACGAAGGTGAAGAAATTCGAGGTGAAGCAACCGGAGAAGAAGATGAACAGAGGGTAGAGAGTGGAGATGATATGAATGATTTTAACGTTGAGAACTATCCCTCTCGTGAGAGCGGAGAATCTAAAGCTGTTGAATTTGAAACCCTAGCATCTGTACGGTTGTCCGAGAGGGGTTCCCAAAATAGTGATTCGACTCACAACCTATCCG AGGTTCCTGTGGAGTATTCTCTGCAGCCTCTGCTGTCAGTCGAAGAGTTAAAG GACCAAGTTAAAGCGATCCATGAGGAACCCTTGGAAAGTATTACCGGTCAACCTGCTCAAGTCCCAATACAGCATCTGATACGACCGTGTGATGGTTCATCAAAGCTGGAGCTGTCACCTATATATGTTACTCAGTCTGGTTCATATATTCGAAGTCCATCTTCAGCAGAACAGAAAGTAGTACCAGTTGAAAACAAGAGGAATCCTCGCGTTGGAGATCAGGACATTAACTCTCCCAAACCAAAACCTTTTGCTGCACCTCCTACGCTGAAGGCCTCTTCTGATGGATACAATTGGCGCAAATATGGTCAAAAGCAAGTGAAGAGTCCAGAAGGGTTTCGGAGCTATTACAGATGCACATTTTCTGACTGTTACGCCAAAAAGATTGACTGCTGTGATCGATCTAACAGTGTCATAGAGACTGTCTACAGAAGTCTCCACAGTCATGATCCTCCCCGAAAGCTAAATTGCATAACAGAAATTAAGGCTGCCCAACCAATTATGCCAATTGATTGTAGTAAAGATACAACCCATTCAGCAAGATGCCCTAGTGAGCCAGTTCCATCCACGTCTTCAAAAGAAACTGTGCTTATAATTGATCAGATACCTGAAACAAAGCAGCAAGAGTCAAGTGGTTCTGACGAGACTACGGAAATCAATTTTAAAGATGAGCAGGTCGATGGTCCCGGATGTGTAAACAG GCAGAAAAGAAGTTCTACTGCTGAATTGGGGCCTCTTTCCAAACCTGGAAAGAAAGGTAAATTTGTTGTTCACGCAGCTGGTGACATGGGGATATCAGGAGATGGCTACAGGTGGCGCAAGTATGGACAGAAGATGGTGAAGGGGAATCCCCATCCGAG ATGTACATCAGCTGGATGTCCAGTTCGAAAGCATATTGAGAAAGCTGTGGATAACACTAGTGCTGTAGTAATAACCTACAAGGGAGTTCATGATCACGACATGCCAGTACCAAAAAAGCACCATGGCTCAAAGTCTGCTCCTTTAGTTGATGATACATGTGATTCCATGGACAATGTAAAAAGTATCAAAATGAAACCATATCAGAGTCAGACCCAACTGTCAATGGACAAAGAAAGCGATTTGACCAATGAATCAATGAATCCTGGTGGGGAGAAAACATTGGAATCCGCACAAACCCTTTTGAGCATTGAGTTTGAAATTAAGCCGAGTTGA
- the LOC140983852 gene encoding probable RNA exonuclease C9B6.11c has product MSVSLTVMTFNLLEDQPEDSPNSWQKRKELCVTVITSYSPMILCTQQGVKSQLDYLQQCLPGYEQFGVSRKGFEDTSDHHCTIFYDKDKVELLEGGTFWLSESPSVPGSISWGSTDPCISTWATFQLKGVEPPGFSFQIVNTYMDEFSPRARRRGALLTWQHIASLPPSLPVVYCGGFNTQKESTTGRFLLGRSREHGVVGDMRDAWPNARTRKNVSLIRTYHGFKGDKQGVLEFLKIVFRALCLCWDRQTQDLHIDWILFRGRPLIPVSCEVVSDNVDGYYPSLHYPIFAEFMLPRTVRFIEAPTQE; this is encoded by the exons ATGAGTGTTTCTCTGACTGTCATGACCTTTAATCTTCTTGAGGACCAGCCAGAGGACAGTCCCAACTCATGGCAAAAGAGGAAAGAGTTGTGTGTAACAGTGATAACTAGTTATTCTCCAATGATTCTTTGCACGCAGCAAG GCGTGAAATCACAGTTGGACTACCTACAGCAATGCTTGCCAG GTTATGAACAATTTGGAGTTTCAAGGAAAGGATTTGAAGATACCTCAGATCACCATTGCACTATCTTTTATGACAAGGATAAG GTTGAGTTGTTGGAAGGTGGAACCTTCTGGTTGTCAGAGTCACCTTCTGTGCCTGGAAGCATCTCGTGGGGTTCCACAGATCCGTGCATTTCAACATGGGCTA CATTTCAGCTCAAAGGAGTCGAGCCACCGGGTTTTTCATTTCAGATAGTGAATACATACATGGATGAGTTTAGTCCTCGTGCTCGAAGGCGTGGTGCTTTACTCACATGGCAGCATATTGCGTCCTTACCTCCTAGCTTGCCTGTTGTTTACTGTGGGGGGTTTAACACACAAAAGGAATCAACAACGGGGCGTTTTCTTCTTGGAAGATCAAG GGAACATGGTGTTGTAGGTGATATGAGGGATGCTTGGCCCAATGCACGTACGAGGAAAAACGTTTCTTTAATTCGCACTTACCATGGATTTAAAG GTGACAAGCAAGGAGTTCTCGAGTTCCTAAAGATAGTATTTCGAGCACTTTGTCTTTGTTGGGATCGACAAACTCAAGATCTTCACATCGACTGGATTCTTTTCAGAGGCAGACCATTGATCCCTGTCTCGTGTGAGGTGGTTAGCGACAATGTCGATGGTTATTATCCTTCGTTGCATTATCCTATATTTGCAGAATTCATGCTTCCACGCACGGTAAGATTCATTGAAGCGCCTACTCAAGAATGA
- the LOC140983868 gene encoding probable WRKY transcription factor 32 isoform X1 has translation MEEGAGRSSEASLAAENENSNRPNEGEEIRGEATGEEDEQRVESGDDMNDFNVENYPSRESGESKAVEFETLASVRLSERGSQNSDSTHNLSEVPVEYSLQPLLSVEELKDQVKAIHEEPLESITGQPAQVPIQHLIRPCDGSSKLELSPIYVTQSGSYIRSPSSAEQKVVPVENKRNPRVGDQDINSPKPKPFAAPPTLKASSDGYNWRKYGQKQVKSPEGFRSYYRCTFSDCYAKKIDCCDRSNSVIETVYRSLHSHDPPRKLNCITEIKAAQPIMPIDCSKDTTHSARCPSEPVPSTSSKETVLIIDQIPETKQQESSGSDETTEINFKDEQVDGPGCVNRQKRSSTAELGPLSKPGKKGKFVVHAAGDMGISGDGYRWRKYGQKMVKGNPHPRNYYRCTSAGCPVRKHIEKAVDNTSAVVITYKGVHDHDMPVPKKHHGSKSAPLVDDTCDSMDNVKSIKMKPYQSQTQLSMDKESDLTNESMNPGGEKTLESAQTLLSIEFEIKPS, from the exons ATGGAGGAGGGGGCGGGTCGGAGCTCTGAAGCTTCTCTCGCAGCGGAGAACGAGAATTCGAATCGTCCAAACGAAGGTGAAGAAATTCGAGGTGAAGCAACCGGAGAAGAAGATGAACAGAGGGTAGAGAGTGGAGATGATATGAATGATTTTAACGTTGAGAACTATCCCTCTCGTGAGAGCGGAGAATCTAAAGCTGTTGAATTTGAAACCCTAGCATCTGTACGGTTGTCCGAGAGGGGTTCCCAAAATAGTGATTCGACTCACAACCTATCCG AGGTTCCTGTGGAGTATTCTCTGCAGCCTCTGCTGTCAGTCGAAGAGTTAAAG GACCAAGTTAAAGCGATCCATGAGGAACCCTTGGAAAGTATTACCGGTCAACCTGCTCAAGTCCCAATACAGCATCTGATACGACCGTGTGATGGTTCATCAAAGCTGGAGCTGTCACCTATATATGTTACTCAGTCTGGTTCATATATTCGAAGTCCATCTTCAGCAGAACAGAAAGTAGTACCAGTTGAAAACAAGAGGAATCCTCGCGTTGGAGATCAGGACATTAACTCTCCCAAACCAAAACCTTTTGCTGCACCTCCTACGCTGAAGGCCTCTTCTGATGGATACAATTGGCGCAAATATGGTCAAAAGCAAGTGAAGAGTCCAGAAGGGTTTCGGAGCTATTACAGATGCACATTTTCTGACTGTTACGCCAAAAAGATTGACTGCTGTGATCGATCTAACAGTGTCATAGAGACTGTCTACAGAAGTCTCCACAGTCATGATCCTCCCCGAAAGCTAAATTGCATAACAGAAATTAAGGCTGCCCAACCAATTATGCCAATTGATTGTAGTAAAGATACAACCCATTCAGCAAGATGCCCTAGTGAGCCAGTTCCATCCACGTCTTCAAAAGAAACTGTGCTTATAATTGATCAGATACCTGAAACAAAGCAGCAAGAGTCAAGTGGTTCTGACGAGACTACGGAAATCAATTTTAAAGATGAGCAGGTCGATGGTCCCGGATGTGTAAACAG GCAGAAAAGAAGTTCTACTGCTGAATTGGGGCCTCTTTCCAAACCTGGAAAGAAAGGTAAATTTGTTGTTCACGCAGCTGGTGACATGGGGATATCAGGAGATGGCTACAGGTGGCGCAAGTATGGACAGAAGATGGTGAAGGGGAATCCCCATCCGAG AAACTACTACAGATGTACATCAGCTGGATGTCCAGTTCGAAAGCATATTGAGAAAGCTGTGGATAACACTAGTGCTGTAGTAATAACCTACAAGGGAGTTCATGATCACGACATGCCAGTACCAAAAAAGCACCATGGCTCAAAGTCTGCTCCTTTAGTTGATGATACATGTGATTCCATGGACAATGTAAAAAGTATCAAAATGAAACCATATCAGAGTCAGACCCAACTGTCAATGGACAAAGAAAGCGATTTGACCAATGAATCAATGAATCCTGGTGGGGAGAAAACATTGGAATCCGCACAAACCCTTTTGAGCATTGAGTTTGAAATTAAGCCGAGTTGA